A window of Pedobacter lusitanus contains these coding sequences:
- the ytxJ gene encoding bacillithiol system redox-active protein YtxJ has protein sequence MEWKNITDLNQISDIKTQAGYSLIFKHSTRCSVSMMAKKRFELDWEVIPSDTNLYFLDLISHRAISAQIAETFQVHHESPQILLIKDGDCVLDASHSDISADEVAELINN, from the coding sequence ATGGAGTGGAAGAACATTACTGATCTGAATCAGATCAGTGACATAAAAACGCAGGCGGGTTATAGTTTAATTTTCAAACACAGCACCCGTTGTTCAGTGAGTATGATGGCAAAAAAAAGATTTGAACTTGACTGGGAGGTTATCCCGTCAGATACAAATCTGTATTTCCTTGACCTGATCAGCCACCGTGCAATTTCTGCACAGATAGCTGAAACATTTCAGGTTCATCATGAATCCCCTCAGATCTTATTAATCAAGGATGGTGATTGTGTGCTGGATGCCTCTCATAGTGACATCTCAGCAGACGAAGTAGCCGAACTGATTAATAATTAA
- a CDS encoding OsmC family protein, with protein MATSKITYTGGLRTSSVHLRSGNEIITDAPVDNKGKGEAFSPTDLLATSLGNCMVTIVGIAAAEHGFNIDGTTCEITKVMAEGPRRVAEIIAVFQFPANNYSEKEKKIIERSANTCPVFYSLHPDLKKTISFNY; from the coding sequence ATGGCAACTTCAAAAATAACTTATACCGGAGGGCTTAGAACCAGCTCTGTTCACTTACGCTCAGGAAATGAAATTATTACAGATGCACCAGTAGATAATAAAGGCAAGGGAGAAGCATTTTCACCTACAGATTTGCTGGCTACTTCTTTAGGGAACTGTATGGTCACTATTGTAGGGATCGCCGCTGCTGAGCATGGCTTTAATATTGATGGAACAACCTGTGAAATCACCAAAGTTATGGCAGAAGGCCCCAGAAGAGTAGCGGAAATTATCGCTGTCTTCCAGTTTCCTGCAAATAATTATTCTGAAAAAGAGAAAAAGATTATCGAAAGGTCTGCAAATACCTGCCCGGTATTTTACAGTCTTCACCCTGATTTAAAGAAAACAATTTCTTTTAATTATTAA